The Pseudodesulfovibrio sp. zrk46 genome contains a region encoding:
- a CDS encoding YqaA family protein: MEFLAQYGYLGLFTASFLAATILPLSSEVVLGALLAGGLDPFSLVGVAATGNVLGAVVNYWLGYGGGELFKRKFSTASEDEVNASLARFEKYGAGSLLFAWVPVIGDPLTVAAGVLRVNFPLFLLLVTIGKLGRYVAIAYFFPAS, translated from the coding sequence ATGGAGTTTCTCGCACAATACGGATACCTCGGCCTGTTCACGGCTTCCTTTCTTGCAGCAACCATTCTGCCGCTGAGTTCGGAGGTGGTGCTGGGCGCGCTGTTAGCGGGTGGACTTGATCCATTCTCACTGGTTGGCGTGGCCGCCACGGGCAATGTCCTGGGCGCGGTGGTCAACTACTGGCTGGGATACGGCGGAGGCGAACTGTTCAAACGCAAATTCTCAACGGCCAGCGAAGATGAAGTGAACGCTTCACTGGCCCGGTTTGAAAAATATGGCGCAGGCTCCCTGCTCTTTGCGTGGGTGCCTGTCATTGGCGATCCGCTCACTGTGGCGGCTGGTGTATTGCGGGTCAATTTCCCGCTGTTCCTGCTGCTGGTCACCATCGGCAAGCTCGGACGATACGTGGCCATCGCCTACTTCTTTCCTGCAAGCTGA
- a CDS encoding YhdT family protein, which produces MKKQTDRRFRQANREALIALVAYGVYFVWWYVFGYGMGDTDPDTYSYVFGFPAWFFYSCIAGYPVITVLLWVLVRKFFKEMPLDAEEPESMSNEEINR; this is translated from the coding sequence ATGAAAAAACAAACTGACCGGCGATTCCGCCAAGCCAACCGGGAGGCGTTGATAGCTCTTGTGGCATACGGCGTCTATTTCGTCTGGTGGTATGTCTTCGGCTACGGCATGGGCGATACCGATCCCGACACATACTCCTATGTCTTCGGTTTCCCGGCATGGTTCTTTTATAGCTGTATCGCGGGCTATCCCGTCATCACCGTCCTGCTCTGGGTGCTGGTGCGCAAATTCTTCAAAGAGATGCCCCTTGATGCGGAAGAACCGGAGTCCATGAGCAATGAGGAGATCAATCGATGA
- a CDS encoding S-ribosylhomocysteine lyase, protein MKPIKSFQIDHTRLNRGIYVSRKDRVGDATVTTFDLRMKEPNNEAALDPAASHTIEHIAATFLRNHAEYADTTIYFGPMGCLTGFYLLLGGEHESRTIVPLIRELFQTVADFTGDIPGASPVECGNYTLMDLPTAKAEARKYLEEVLKNIGEENLVYPD, encoded by the coding sequence ATGAAACCCATCAAGAGCTTCCAGATCGATCATACCCGCCTGAACCGCGGCATTTATGTTTCCCGAAAAGACCGTGTGGGCGACGCTACAGTCACCACCTTTGACCTGCGCATGAAGGAACCCAACAACGAAGCCGCTCTGGACCCGGCCGCATCTCACACCATCGAGCACATCGCGGCCACATTCCTGCGCAATCATGCGGAATATGCTGACACCACCATCTACTTCGGCCCCATGGGCTGTTTGACCGGCTTCTATCTGCTCCTCGGAGGCGAACACGAATCCCGGACCATCGTTCCTCTGATCAGGGAACTGTTTCAGACTGTGGCCGATTTCACGGGAGACATTCCCGGCGCGTCCCCTGTGGAGTGCGGCAATTACACACTGATGGACCTTCCAACGGCAAAAGCCGAAGCAAGGAAGTATTTGGAAGAAGTTTTAAAAAATATAGGTGAAGAGAACCTGGTTTACCCAGACTAG
- a CDS encoding 5'-methylthioadenosine/adenosylhomocysteine nucleosidase yields MKIGIIAAMEEELVLLKEKLDLKEEVCCGQFTFHVGRINGVNVVLSRCGIGKVNAAVGATMLLENFKPDYLLNIGVAGGFSEQVEIGDVVLSTEARHYDADATPFEYEIGQIPQMPPNYEADTRLLSLARQVTLEGDDVAVHQGAILSGDAFIHTPGQVSYLSDKFPNAMAVEMEGAAIAQTGFLFNVPFLLIRSISDKVREAGNPAAYSQSLDKAAANSVQMALGILENIH; encoded by the coding sequence ATGAAAATAGGAATAATCGCCGCAATGGAAGAGGAGCTGGTCCTGCTCAAAGAGAAACTGGACCTGAAAGAAGAGGTCTGCTGCGGTCAATTCACCTTTCATGTGGGTAGGATCAACGGTGTGAACGTCGTCCTTTCCCGATGTGGCATCGGCAAGGTCAACGCCGCAGTGGGGGCCACCATGCTGCTGGAAAATTTCAAGCCCGACTACCTGCTCAACATTGGCGTTGCCGGCGGCTTCTCCGAACAGGTCGAGATTGGCGATGTGGTCCTTTCCACGGAAGCTCGCCACTATGACGCGGACGCCACCCCCTTTGAATACGAGATCGGCCAGATTCCACAAATGCCGCCCAACTATGAGGCGGACACCAGACTTCTCTCCCTTGCACGGCAGGTAACTCTCGAAGGCGACGACGTTGCCGTCCACCAAGGCGCGATCCTTTCCGGTGATGCCTTCATCCATACTCCCGGTCAGGTCTCCTATCTTTCGGACAAGTTCCCCAATGCCATGGCTGTGGAGATGGAAGGCGCTGCCATTGCCCAGACAGGATTTCTGTTCAATGTCCCCTTCCTGCTGATCCGTTCCATCTCCGACAAGGTCAGAGAGGCGGGCAATCCGGCCGCATATAGTCAGAGCCTGGACAAAGCGGCTGCCAACTCCGTCCAGATGGCCCTCGGCATCCTTGAAAACATCCACTAG
- a CDS encoding HAD family hydrolase, with protein sequence MLHNEINVIAFDADDTLWVNEPMFTNNISKICEMLAEYGDAETIESVLQKTQVGNIDVFGYGSKSFTLSMVETALAVSGGKAGGDLIQQIVNMGKDMNRHPIELIDGVEEVLQQLGDRFKLMMITKGDLVEQERKIHNSGLADYFSCIEVLSEKDESSYAKCLGHHGVNREEFLMVGNSVKSDILPVINIGAQAVHIPFHTTWCHETVDCCDLEGKEFVTMSHACELLPVLLSDRD encoded by the coding sequence ATGCTACACAATGAAATCAATGTCATCGCCTTTGATGCCGATGATACGCTGTGGGTCAACGAACCCATGTTTACGAATAATATCAGCAAGATCTGCGAAATGCTGGCCGAATATGGTGATGCAGAAACCATTGAGTCTGTGCTCCAGAAGACACAGGTCGGCAATATTGACGTCTTTGGTTACGGTTCGAAATCCTTCACTCTCTCCATGGTCGAAACTGCGCTGGCGGTGTCCGGTGGAAAGGCTGGTGGCGATCTTATCCAGCAGATCGTGAACATGGGTAAGGATATGAACCGTCACCCCATCGAACTGATTGATGGTGTCGAAGAAGTGCTGCAGCAATTAGGCGACCGTTTCAAGCTCATGATGATCACTAAAGGCGATCTGGTGGAGCAGGAGCGGAAGATTCATAATTCGGGTCTGGCCGATTACTTCTCCTGTATCGAAGTGCTCAGCGAAAAGGACGAGTCCTCCTACGCCAAATGTCTCGGGCATCATGGCGTGAACCGGGAGGAATTCCTTATGGTGGGCAATTCCGTCAAATCGGACATCCTGCCTGTTATCAACATCGGCGCGCAGGCTGTCCATATCCCGTTTCATACCACATGGTGTCACGAGACCGTTGACTGCTGTGATTTGGAGGGCAAGGAGTTCGTGACCATGTCCCATGCCTGTGAACTGTTGCCGGTGTTGCTGAGCGATCGCGACTAA
- a CDS encoding LysR family transcriptional regulator, translated as MLPDFNRLRIFYHIFNQQSSTGAAKVLHITQSGVSQHLKKLEDEMQVSLFTRVNRRLVPTSAGQKLYNIVSGFVEELEVGVRHINETDEAPSGNLRIGAPSEFGKTYLPRIMASFHRKYPKVSFHLELSDPTELFRLVSEGELDFAYIDILPILMDTPGGRATYTIEPIVKEEFVLACSGRYYEEHVAGAGYDELTRLQYIGYKDDIALFSSWFKRHYGAAPSSLDMTLVADNTGAIIAAVEEGMGIGIIVSHLVSDQISDQSIVPIRVSDKKLENTIACVQFKNKTETVTESAFKEHMRAELAEVSALRLLGE; from the coding sequence ATGCTGCCTGATTTCAATAGATTACGGATTTTTTATCATATCTTTAACCAGCAGAGCAGTACGGGCGCAGCCAAAGTGTTGCATATTACTCAGTCCGGTGTGAGCCAACATTTGAAGAAGCTGGAAGATGAAATGCAGGTGTCCCTGTTCACCCGTGTGAACAGACGGCTGGTGCCAACCTCGGCAGGGCAAAAACTGTACAATATCGTCTCTGGTTTCGTGGAAGAACTGGAAGTCGGCGTGCGGCACATCAATGAGACAGATGAAGCGCCCTCGGGCAATCTGCGTATTGGTGCACCATCCGAGTTCGGAAAGACCTACCTCCCTCGCATCATGGCTTCCTTTCATCGCAAGTATCCAAAGGTCTCCTTTCACCTGGAGTTGAGTGACCCCACCGAATTATTCCGGCTGGTCTCTGAAGGAGAGCTTGATTTCGCATACATCGACATCCTTCCCATCCTCATGGATACCCCCGGTGGTCGGGCAACCTACACCATTGAGCCCATCGTGAAAGAGGAGTTCGTCCTTGCCTGCTCAGGCCGTTACTATGAAGAGCATGTTGCCGGAGCCGGATATGATGAACTGACCCGTCTCCAGTACATCGGCTACAAGGATGATATTGCCCTGTTCTCAAGCTGGTTCAAGCGTCATTATGGTGCCGCGCCGTCGTCGTTGGATATGACTCTGGTGGCAGACAATACCGGGGCCATCATCGCTGCCGTTGAGGAGGGAATGGGTATCGGTATTATAGTCAGCCACCTTGTCAGTGATCAGATCAGCGACCAGAGTATTGTTCCCATTCGGGTCAGCGACAAGAAACTGGAGAACACGATTGCCTGTGTGCAGTTCAAGAATAAGACGGAGACCGTGACCGAGAGCGCGTTCAAGGAGCATATGCGCGCTGAATTGGCCGAGGTATCGGCGCTGCGGTTGTTGGGGGAATAG
- a CDS encoding phosphatidylserine decarboxylase produces MKYIEYKDRTSGALRKEIVPGEKWLQWLYHNPVGKIALSAVVKRKCLSEWYGGRMDLPSSTERIPEFVQNLNINMGEATRPMDDYTSFNDFFIRELKPGARPIDEDPNSVVSPADGKVLAFDGITGLDSFFVKGQEFNLDSFLRDPNLTRQFEGGTLLIIRLAPVDYHRFHFPADGIVSESRIIDGDYYSVSPYAVKDRLSVYWENKRARSVLRTKHAGAMVLCEVGATMVGSIVQTHKANTEVEKGQEKGWFKFGGSTVIMLLEKGKVRIDKDLLDNTRQGYETSIRMGERVGLVNG; encoded by the coding sequence ATGAAATACATCGAATACAAAGACCGCACATCCGGCGCACTGCGCAAAGAGATCGTGCCGGGAGAAAAGTGGCTTCAGTGGCTGTATCACAACCCAGTGGGCAAGATTGCCCTCAGCGCTGTGGTGAAGAGGAAATGCTTGTCCGAATGGTACGGCGGCCGCATGGATCTGCCTTCTTCCACGGAGCGTATCCCCGAGTTCGTACAGAACCTGAACATCAACATGGGCGAGGCCACTCGCCCCATGGACGACTACACCTCGTTCAACGACTTCTTTATCCGTGAGCTCAAGCCCGGCGCCCGTCCCATAGATGAAGACCCGAACAGCGTAGTCTCTCCGGCCGACGGCAAGGTGCTGGCCTTCGACGGCATCACCGGCCTCGACTCCTTTTTCGTGAAGGGACAGGAGTTCAATCTGGACAGCTTCCTGCGCGACCCGAATCTCACCCGCCAGTTCGAGGGCGGCACTCTGCTCATCATCCGGTTGGCCCCGGTGGATTATCATCGTTTCCACTTCCCGGCTGACGGCATCGTCTCCGAGTCCCGCATCATCGACGGCGACTACTACTCTGTCTCGCCATATGCCGTGAAGGACCGCCTGAGCGTGTACTGGGAGAACAAGCGTGCCCGCAGTGTGCTGCGTACCAAACACGCCGGGGCAATGGTCCTCTGCGAAGTGGGCGCCACCATGGTCGGCTCCATTGTCCAGACACACAAGGCGAACACCGAGGTCGAAAAGGGACAGGAAAAGGGCTGGTTCAAGTTCGGCGGTTCCACCGTCATCATGCTGCTGGAGAAGGGCAAGGTTCGCATCGACAAGGACCTGCTCGACAACACCAGGCAGGGATATGAAACCAGCATTCGCATGGGCGAACGGGTCGGATTGGTCAACGGCTAA
- the panF gene encoding sodium/pantothenate symporter, giving the protein MTATMETVIPVIVYLLASIGIALWARKKASDGTSQGFIEDYFIGGRSMGGFVLAMTIIASYTSASSFVGGPGVAYRLGLSWVLLAMIQVPTTFLTLGILGKRFAIMARKTQSVTITDFLRARFKSDTVVILCSLALIVFFMAAMLAQFIGGARLFQTVTGYPYAVGLGLFGISVVLYTAVGGFRAVVLTDAIQGIVMVVAVVVVLLAVINAGGGVEKCIATLKSIDPGLITPTGPKNAVPQPFTLSFWVLVGIGVLGLPQTTQRCMGYRDSRAMHNAMVIGTLLIGFMILCAHLAGTMGRAVFPDLPAGDLAMPTMIVELLSPVWAGIFIAGPLAAIMSTVDSMLLLVCAAIIKDLYIHYRLKGDASKMPVVSLKKMSLITTVVIGGMVFLAALEPPDLLVWINLFAFGGLEATFLCPMVIGLYWEKGNATGAIASIVCGVATFIALTIMKPAMGGVHAIVPTTITAATAFVTGSYIGILREDGKTAS; this is encoded by the coding sequence ATGACCGCCACCATGGAAACCGTTATCCCGGTTATCGTCTACCTGCTCGCCTCCATAGGCATCGCCCTGTGGGCACGAAAGAAGGCCTCGGACGGCACCTCTCAGGGCTTTATTGAAGACTATTTCATTGGTGGCCGCTCCATGGGCGGGTTCGTACTCGCCATGACCATCATCGCCAGCTACACCAGCGCCAGCAGCTTTGTTGGCGGCCCGGGCGTGGCTTACCGCCTCGGCCTGAGCTGGGTACTGCTCGCCATGATTCAGGTGCCCACCACCTTCCTGACGCTGGGCATTCTCGGCAAGCGCTTTGCCATCATGGCGCGTAAGACCCAGTCCGTGACCATCACCGACTTTCTGCGGGCCCGGTTCAAGAGCGACACCGTAGTCATCCTCTGTTCCCTCGCCCTGATCGTCTTTTTCATGGCCGCCATGCTCGCCCAGTTTATCGGCGGCGCACGCCTTTTCCAGACCGTGACTGGCTACCCCTATGCCGTGGGCCTCGGCCTGTTCGGCATCAGCGTGGTGCTCTACACCGCGGTTGGAGGCTTCCGCGCCGTTGTCCTGACCGATGCCATTCAGGGCATCGTCATGGTTGTGGCCGTGGTCGTTGTCCTGCTGGCTGTCATCAACGCTGGCGGCGGTGTCGAGAAATGCATCGCCACACTCAAATCCATTGACCCGGGATTGATCACACCCACCGGACCAAAGAACGCTGTGCCGCAGCCCTTCACCCTTTCCTTCTGGGTGCTGGTCGGTATCGGCGTGCTGGGACTGCCACAGACCACCCAGCGCTGCATGGGATACCGCGACTCCCGCGCCATGCACAATGCCATGGTCATCGGCACCCTGCTCATCGGCTTCATGATCCTCTGTGCCCACCTGGCCGGAACCATGGGCCGCGCGGTCTTCCCTGACCTGCCCGCAGGCGACCTTGCCATGCCCACCATGATCGTGGAGCTGCTCTCCCCAGTCTGGGCTGGTATCTTCATCGCCGGACCGCTGGCTGCCATCATGTCCACCGTGGACTCCATGCTCCTGCTGGTCTGCGCTGCCATCATCAAAGATCTCTACATCCACTACCGCCTCAAAGGCGACGCATCCAAGATGCCGGTGGTCTCTCTCAAGAAGATGAGCCTCATCACCACGGTGGTCATCGGCGGAATGGTCTTCCTTGCAGCACTGGAACCGCCGGACCTGCTGGTCTGGATCAACCTGTTCGCCTTCGGCGGTCTGGAAGCCACCTTCCTCTGCCCCATGGTAATCGGCTTGTACTGGGAGAAAGGCAACGCCACCGGGGCCATCGCTTCCATTGTCTGCGGCGTGGCCACCTTCATTGCCCTGACCATCATGAAGCCCGCCATGGGCGGCGTTCATGCCATCGTGCCCACGACAATTACTGCTGCCACCGCTTTCGTGACCGGTTCATACATCGGTATATTGAGAGAAGATGGTAAGACGGCATCCTAG